One stretch of Pararhizobium qamdonense DNA includes these proteins:
- a CDS encoding inositol monophosphatase family protein, with the protein MARSALLNVMVQAAFKAGKSLARDFGEVQNLQVSLKGPGDYVSQADRKAEKVLREELLKARPTYGFLGEESEEIAGTDGAHRWIVDPLDGTTNFLHGIPHFAISVALERQGEVVAAVILNPATDELYTAERGGGAFLNDRRLRVAARKNLSDAVIGTGTPHLGVANHGTYLVELRHVMGEVAGVRRMGAASLDLAYVAAGRFDGFWERGLMPWDLAAGILLIREAGGWVADIDGGNKPMDDGSIVAGNEYIRKALHDVLHRPIPGK; encoded by the coding sequence ATGGCACGCTCAGCTCTTCTCAATGTCATGGTTCAGGCCGCATTCAAGGCCGGCAAGTCCCTGGCGCGCGATTTCGGCGAAGTGCAGAACCTGCAGGTTTCGCTGAAGGGACCGGGCGACTATGTTTCGCAGGCCGACCGCAAGGCGGAAAAGGTGCTGCGCGAGGAGCTTTTGAAGGCCCGCCCGACCTATGGCTTCCTCGGCGAGGAAAGTGAAGAGATCGCCGGCACCGATGGTGCGCATCGCTGGATCGTCGATCCCCTCGATGGCACGACCAATTTCCTGCACGGCATTCCGCATTTTGCCATTTCGGTGGCGCTTGAGCGTCAGGGCGAAGTCGTTGCTGCCGTCATTCTCAATCCGGCGACCGATGAGCTCTATACGGCCGAGCGTGGCGGTGGAGCCTTCCTCAACGACCGCCGTCTGCGCGTCGCTGCCCGCAAGAATCTGTCCGATGCCGTCATTGGCACCGGAACACCGCATTTGGGCGTTGCCAATCATGGCACCTATCTGGTCGAACTGCGCCATGTGATGGGCGAAGTCGCCGGTGTCCGCCGTATGGGCGCGGCGTCGCTTGATCTCGCCTATGTCGCTGCCGGCCGGTTTGATGGTTTCTGGGAACGCGGCCTGATGCCGTGGGATCTGGCAGCCGGTATTCTTCTCATTCGCGAAGCCGGCGGCTGGGTTGCCGATATTGACGGCGGCAACAAGCCGATGGACGATGGTTCGATTGTTGCGGGCAACGAATATATCCGCAAGGCGCTGCATGATGTGCTGCATCGCCCCATTCCGGGCAAGTAA
- a CDS encoding MotA/TolQ/ExbB proton channel family protein, translating to MAKLELSGWDAGGGLNEGYNPNKLSSPMVFFWTMVIFLIIVGFVAAILFRQAQAAFLSNPGLNGLIFGVLLIGVLLVFNHVFSLRPEVRWFNSFRAAGSAEKVGRDPVLLAPMRALIGQRHSMSISTTALRSILDSIATRLDESRDTSRYLIGLLVFLGLLGTFWGLLGTIGSINTVIQSLDAGTGSTEDVLAALKTGLSAPLTGMGTAFSTSLFGLSGSLILGFLDLQAGRAQNRFYTELENWLSSVTDVSSDQIAVTGKPGAAAPEELRQLTEQLARLNQDGGMNQRTTAAMASLAEGIQGLVKNMRGEQQMLRDWIEAQQEEAKSMRKTLDKLSARIGQDKAPTHPDKTPARLARVEDTGGND from the coding sequence ATGGCGAAATTGGAACTGTCGGGATGGGATGCCGGCGGAGGTTTGAACGAGGGGTATAATCCCAACAAGCTGTCGAGCCCGATGGTCTTTTTCTGGACCATGGTGATTTTCCTGATTATCGTCGGCTTCGTGGCTGCCATCCTGTTTCGCCAGGCACAGGCGGCATTTCTGAGCAATCCGGGCCTGAACGGGCTGATTTTCGGCGTTCTGCTGATTGGCGTCCTCCTGGTTTTCAACCATGTGTTCAGCCTGCGGCCGGAAGTCCGCTGGTTCAATTCCTTCCGCGCTGCCGGCAGCGCCGAGAAGGTCGGGCGCGATCCGGTGCTGCTGGCGCCGATGCGGGCGCTGATCGGCCAGCGTCATTCCATGTCGATCTCGACGACGGCGCTGCGGTCCATTCTTGATTCGATTGCCACCCGTCTCGACGAATCACGCGACACCTCGCGATACCTGATCGGCCTTCTGGTCTTCCTCGGTCTGCTTGGCACGTTCTGGGGCCTTCTTGGCACGATCGGCTCGATCAATACCGTCATCCAGTCGCTGGATGCCGGAACGGGAAGCACCGAGGATGTCCTTGCCGCTTTGAAGACCGGCCTGTCCGCACCTCTAACGGGCATGGGTACGGCGTTTTCCACATCACTGTTCGGTCTCTCGGGTTCGCTGATCCTCGGTTTCCTCGACCTTCAGGCCGGACGCGCGCAGAACCGTTTCTACACCGAGCTTGAAAACTGGCTGTCATCGGTGACCGATGTCAGTTCCGACCAGATTGCGGTCACCGGCAAGCCTGGAGCGGCCGCGCCCGAGGAATTGCGTCAGCTAACGGAACAGCTGGCCCGGCTCAACCAGGACGGCGGCATGAACCAGCGCACGACGGCTGCGATGGCAAGCCTTGCAGAAGGCATTCAGGGCCTGGTGAAAAACATGCGCGGCGAGCAGCAGATGCTGCGCGACTGGATCGAGGCCCAACAGGAAGAGGCAAAGTCGATGCGCAAGACGCTCGACAAGCTTTCGGCACGGATCGGCCAGGACAAGGCCCCGACACATCCGGACAAAACGCCGGCACGGCTTGCCCGCGTCGAAGACACCGGAGGGAATGACTGA
- a CDS encoding peptidoglycan -binding protein, producing the protein MALARKGRSQRTVDYWPGFVDALSTLLLSIMFLLCVFVLGQFLLSREISGKDDVLNRLNSQINELTQLLALETGGKQDLEDSLANMQASLATSEGERSRLQALLEQGAGSSDSANQQIGDLTGKLDAERQVSTRAMSQIDLLNQQIAALRSQIAAIEGALQASEAKDNASQTKIADLGRRLNVALAQRVQELNRYRSDFFGRLREILSDRENIRIVGDRFVFQSEVLFPSGGNELNPAGQEEMDKLASAVLDLAKEIPSEINWVLRVDGHTDNVPLSGTGRYVDNWELSSARATSVVKFLISRGVPANRLVAAGFGEFQPIAEGDTPEARSQNRRIELKLTEK; encoded by the coding sequence ATGGCACTGGCGCGCAAGGGCCGCAGCCAGAGGACGGTCGATTACTGGCCGGGCTTTGTCGATGCCCTGTCGACATTGCTGCTCTCGATCATGTTCCTGCTCTGCGTCTTCGTGCTCGGGCAGTTTCTGCTCAGCCGCGAAATCAGCGGCAAGGATGATGTGCTCAACCGGCTGAACAGCCAGATCAACGAACTGACCCAGCTTCTGGCTCTCGAAACAGGCGGAAAGCAGGATCTTGAGGATTCGCTGGCCAATATGCAGGCTTCGCTTGCGACCTCCGAAGGCGAGCGCTCGCGGCTGCAGGCGCTGCTGGAGCAGGGGGCGGGTAGCTCCGATAGCGCCAACCAGCAGATCGGCGACCTCACGGGCAAGCTTGATGCGGAAAGGCAGGTCAGCACGCGGGCCATGAGCCAGATCGATCTGCTCAACCAGCAGATCGCCGCATTGCGCAGCCAGATCGCCGCCATCGAGGGCGCGCTTCAGGCGTCCGAGGCCAAGGACAACGCATCGCAGACGAAAATTGCCGATCTCGGCCGCCGCCTGAACGTGGCCCTGGCGCAGCGCGTGCAGGAACTCAACCGCTATCGCTCCGACTTTTTCGGCCGCCTGCGCGAAATCCTCTCCGACCGCGAGAATATCCGCATTGTCGGCGACCGTTTCGTGTTCCAGTCGGAAGTGCTGTTTCCGTCCGGCGGCAATGAGCTGAACCCGGCGGGGCAGGAGGAGATGGACAAGCTCGCTTCGGCGGTGCTTGATCTGGCCAAGGAAATTCCCTCCGAGATCAACTGGGTGCTGCGCGTCGATGGCCATACCGACAATGTGCCGCTCTCGGGCACGGGCCGCTATGTCGATAACTGGGAGCTTTCGTCGGCCCGCGCCACGTCGGTGGTGAAATTCCTGATTTCCAGGGGCGTTCCGGCCAACCGTCTGGTGGCCGCCGGCTTTGGCGAGTTCCAGCCGATTGCCGAGGGCGATACGCCGGAGGCGCGCTCGCAGAACCGCCGCATCGAGCTGAAGCTCACCGAGAAATAA
- a CDS encoding FAD-binding dehydrogenase, with product MDCDVLVIGAGLAGLVTAVEAADRGLRVIVLDQEGEQNLGGQAFWSLGGLLFIDSPEQRRMRIRDTLDLARQDWMGSAQFDRPEDFWPRRWAEAYLDFAAGEKRAWLHSQGMRWFPVVGWAERGGGLADGHGNSVPRFHVTWGTGPGVLAPFIARARALEARGRIRFRFRHQVDELIMTNGAVTGARGSVLKNDGVPRGQRSSREVVDEFWFEAGAVVVSSGGIGGNHDMVRRQWPADRLGPPPKFMVSGVPDYVDGRMIEIAEYARGSVINKDRMWHYTEGLRNFDPVWTNHGIRILPGPSSFWCDADGNRFAAPAMPGFDTLGTLKAIRKSGADYSWFILTKAIIKKEFALSGSEQNPDLTNKDIPLLLKRLGKNPPGPVQAFMDKGEDFIVRDRLEDLVEAMNALSGEGRLSLDHLRGQIEARDREIGNAFSKDAQVTAIRGARHYLGDRLMRTAKPHRLLDPKAGPLIAVRLNILTRKTLGGLQTDLNGRVLELSGAPVSGLYAAGEVAGFGGGGMHGYNALEGTFLGGCLFSGRVAGRSAGA from the coding sequence ATGGATTGTGATGTTCTGGTGATCGGCGCGGGGCTTGCGGGTCTGGTAACAGCCGTCGAAGCGGCCGATCGCGGCCTGCGGGTGATCGTGCTTGACCAGGAAGGCGAGCAAAATCTTGGGGGCCAAGCCTTCTGGTCGCTTGGCGGTCTTCTGTTTATCGACAGCCCAGAACAACGGCGCATGCGCATCCGCGACACGCTTGATCTCGCCCGCCAGGACTGGATGGGTTCTGCGCAGTTCGATCGCCCCGAGGATTTCTGGCCGCGCCGCTGGGCGGAAGCCTATCTCGATTTTGCCGCGGGCGAAAAACGCGCCTGGCTGCACAGCCAGGGCATGCGCTGGTTTCCGGTGGTTGGCTGGGCGGAACGTGGCGGCGGCCTGGCCGACGGTCACGGAAATTCCGTGCCGCGCTTTCATGTGACATGGGGGACAGGGCCGGGTGTGCTGGCGCCGTTTATCGCCCGGGCGCGGGCGCTCGAGGCAAGGGGCCGCATCCGCTTCCGGTTCCGCCATCAGGTCGATGAATTGATCATGACCAATGGCGCAGTAACCGGCGCGCGCGGCTCGGTTCTTAAAAATGACGGCGTGCCGCGCGGTCAGCGCAGTTCGCGCGAGGTGGTCGATGAGTTCTGGTTTGAGGCCGGCGCGGTCGTCGTTTCCTCCGGCGGTATCGGCGGCAATCACGATATGGTGCGCCGCCAATGGCCGGCCGATCGTCTGGGACCACCGCCGAAGTTCATGGTCAGCGGCGTGCCTGATTATGTCGATGGGCGCATGATCGAGATCGCAGAGTATGCGCGCGGCTCGGTGATCAACAAGGACCGCATGTGGCATTATACCGAAGGGTTGAGGAATTTCGATCCGGTCTGGACCAACCATGGTATCCGCATCCTGCCGGGGCCATCCTCGTTCTGGTGCGATGCCGACGGCAACCGCTTTGCGGCACCGGCCATGCCGGGCTTCGATACGCTTGGCACGTTGAAGGCAATCCGCAAAAGCGGGGCAGACTATAGCTGGTTCATCCTCACCAAGGCGATCATCAAGAAGGAATTCGCGCTGTCCGGCTCCGAACAGAACCCGGACCTGACCAACAAGGATATTCCGCTGCTGCTGAAGCGGCTGGGCAAAAATCCGCCCGGTCCGGTGCAGGCGTTCATGGACAAGGGCGAGGATTTCATCGTGCGCGACCGGCTGGAGGATCTGGTCGAGGCGATGAATGCCTTGAGCGGTGAGGGACGCCTGTCGCTGGACCACCTGCGCGGGCAGATCGAGGCGCGCGACCGGGAGATCGGCAATGCCTTTTCCAAGGACGCGCAGGTGACCGCCATCCGCGGTGCGCGCCATTATCTTGGCGACCGGCTGATGCGGACGGCCAAGCCGCACCGGCTGCTCGATCCGAAGGCCGGGCCGCTGATTGCGGTCAGGCTGAATATTCTGACGCGCAAGACGCTGGGCGGACTGCAGACCGATTTGAACGGCCGGGTGCTGGAATTGTCGGGAGCGCCGGTGTCGGGGCTTTATGCGGCCGGCGAAGTCGCCGGTTTCGGCGGTGGCGGCATGCATGGTTACAACGCGCTGGAAGGTACGTTTCTGGGGGGATGCCTGTTTTCAGGACGGGTTGCCGGGCGCAGCGCCGGCGCGTGA
- a CDS encoding Bug family tripartite tricarboxylate transporter substrate binding protein has translation MALSLLKRRTALALAMVAASALALGTAAQAQEFPDRTITLVVPFAAGGSTDVVSRIIGQKMSDDLGQQIVVENIAGAGGNLGADRVARADPDGYTILMGTVATHALNPLILKTKPYDPEKDFSPVSLLVLVPNVLVVNPELPAKNVAELVALLKAAPDQYSYASSGNGTPLHLSGELFKKLAGVSMQHVPYKGSGPALNDVIGNQVPIMFDNLPSSSGHIKSGTLRALGVTTKERAASFPDVPTIAETIPGYETYTWNALFAPAGTPKEVVDRLNAAAKKALADPAVAERMKEFSATIVASTPEELATHVTAELAKWGPIVKDANVQLD, from the coding sequence ATGGCATTATCACTGTTGAAACGGCGCACTGCACTGGCTCTTGCGATGGTGGCGGCATCGGCGCTTGCGCTGGGCACGGCAGCCCAGGCGCAGGAATTCCCCGACCGCACGATCACCCTCGTGGTGCCGTTTGCGGCCGGTGGCTCGACCGACGTCGTCTCCCGTATCATCGGCCAGAAGATGTCGGACGATCTTGGCCAGCAGATCGTCGTGGAAAACATCGCCGGTGCCGGTGGAAATCTCGGCGCCGACCGTGTCGCACGGGCAGATCCGGATGGCTACACCATCCTGATGGGGACAGTTGCGACGCACGCACTCAACCCTTTGATCCTGAAGACCAAGCCCTATGATCCGGAAAAGGATTTCTCCCCGGTTTCGCTGCTGGTGCTGGTCCCTAACGTGCTCGTCGTCAACCCGGAACTACCGGCAAAGAATGTTGCGGAACTGGTGGCCCTGCTGAAGGCGGCGCCGGATCAATATTCCTACGCATCCTCCGGCAACGGCACGCCGCTGCATCTTTCCGGCGAACTCTTCAAGAAGCTGGCCGGCGTCAGCATGCAGCATGTGCCCTACAAGGGATCCGGCCCGGCGCTGAACGATGTCATCGGCAATCAGGTGCCGATTATGTTCGACAACCTTCCCTCATCCTCCGGCCATATCAAGTCCGGAACCTTGCGGGCGCTGGGCGTGACCACCAAGGAGCGCGCGGCATCCTTCCCGGATGTGCCGACCATCGCGGAAACCATTCCTGGCTATGAGACCTATACCTGGAACGCGCTCTTTGCCCCGGCAGGCACGCCGAAAGAGGTTGTTGACCGCCTCAATGCTGCGGCCAAGAAGGCGCTCGCCGACCCGGCTGTTGCCGAGCGAATGAAGGAATTCAGCGCCACCATCGTCGCCTCGACGCCGGAGGAACTCGCCACCCATGTGACGGCGGAACTGGCCAAATGGGGCCCGATCGTCAAGGACGCCAACGTCCAGCTCGATTGA
- a CDS encoding ABC transporter transmembrane domain-containing protein, which yields MSNEVVQPAGRKSVRPLVKLLPYIQRYRNLVIGAGISLVAAAVTTLTLPMAVRRMIDHGFSNSDSGFINTYFSMLMILAVILALASAARYYFVITLGERIVSDLRRDVFDHITRLSPSFFDVNQSGEIVSRLTADTTQIKSAVGATASVALRNIILCLGAIGMMVYTSPKLSSLVIAAIPVIVFPLVGFGRSVRRRSREAQDTLAAASAYAGEAISSARTVQAFNGEAAAQARYGRAVESAYEAARAAIKARSILTAFAITMIFGSVVAVLWFGAQDVLSGTLSAGTLGQFLLYSVFAAGSLGALSEVWGELSQAAGAAERLSELLAEQPEITAPAHPLPMPEPAEGAVAFEDVHFAYPSRPGYKSVKGLSFAVKPGETVAIVGPSGAGKSTVFSLLLRFYDPVKGAISVDGADIRAVDPNMLRRRIAIVPQDVTIFAASIHDNIAFGLPSASREMVKAAAIAAQADEFIARLDHGYDTEVGERGITLSGGQRQRIAIARAILKDAPVLLLDEATSALDAESETLVQKALDGLMRERTTLVIAHRLATVLKADRILVMDQGRIVEEGTHASLVRQGGLYAKLARLQFDYDAPEAGKIVTLG from the coding sequence GTGTCGAATGAGGTCGTTCAACCGGCGGGACGAAAGTCCGTCCGCCCGCTGGTCAAGCTGCTGCCCTATATCCAGCGCTATCGCAATCTCGTCATCGGCGCCGGCATTTCGCTGGTCGCCGCCGCCGTGACAACGCTGACGCTGCCGATGGCGGTGCGCCGGATGATTGACCACGGCTTCTCCAATTCCGATTCCGGCTTCATCAATACCTACTTCTCGATGCTGATGATCCTGGCGGTCATTCTGGCGCTTGCCAGTGCGGCCCGCTACTATTTCGTCATCACGCTCGGCGAGCGGATCGTCTCGGATCTGCGCCGCGATGTGTTCGACCATATTACCCGGCTTTCGCCCTCCTTCTTCGACGTCAACCAGTCCGGCGAGATCGTCTCGCGGTTGACGGCCGATACGACGCAGATCAAGTCCGCCGTTGGCGCAACGGCGTCCGTGGCGCTGCGCAACATCATCCTGTGTCTCGGGGCCATCGGCATGATGGTCTATACCAGCCCCAAACTGTCTAGCCTTGTGATCGCAGCCATTCCGGTGATCGTCTTCCCGCTGGTCGGGTTCGGCCGCTCGGTGCGCCGCCGGTCGCGTGAGGCGCAGGATACGCTGGCCGCCGCCTCGGCCTATGCCGGCGAGGCGATTTCGTCGGCCCGCACGGTCCAGGCCTTCAATGGCGAAGCCGCAGCGCAAGCGCGGTATGGCCGCGCTGTCGAAAGCGCCTATGAGGCCGCCCGCGCCGCCATCAAGGCCCGCTCGATCCTCACAGCCTTTGCCATCACCATGATCTTCGGCAGCGTCGTGGCCGTCCTGTGGTTCGGCGCACAGGACGTGCTGTCGGGCACGCTTTCGGCGGGCACGCTCGGCCAGTTCCTGCTCTATTCGGTCTTTGCCGCAGGCAGCCTCGGTGCGCTCTCGGAAGTCTGGGGCGAACTGTCCCAGGCAGCCGGTGCCGCCGAGCGCCTGAGCGAACTCCTGGCAGAACAGCCCGAGATCACCGCGCCTGCCCATCCGCTTCCCATGCCGGAACCGGCTGAAGGGGCTGTGGCCTTCGAGGACGTGCATTTCGCCTATCCGTCGCGGCCGGGCTACAAGAGCGTCAAGGGCCTGAGCTTTGCCGTCAAGCCGGGCGAAACCGTTGCGATCGTCGGCCCCTCGGGTGCCGGCAAGAGCACGGTCTTTTCGCTGCTTTTGCGCTTCTATGATCCGGTCAAGGGCGCAATCAGCGTCGATGGCGCCGATATCCGCGCTGTCGATCCGAACATGCTGCGCCGCCGCATCGCTATCGTCCCGCAGGACGTGACAATCTTTGCCGCCTCCATCCATGACAATATCGCCTTCGGCCTGCCATCGGCGTCCCGCGAAATGGTCAAGGCAGCCGCCATTGCCGCCCAGGCCGATGAATTCATTGCCAGGCTCGATCATGGCTATGACACAGAGGTCGGCGAACGCGGCATCACCCTGTCCGGCGGCCAGCGGCAACGCATCGCCATTGCCCGCGCCATCCTCAAGGACGCACCTGTCCTGCTCCTCGATGAAGCGACCTCCGCGCTCGACGCAGAGAGCGAAACGCTGGTGCAGAAGGCGCTGGATGGCCTGATGCGCGAGCGCACCACGCTGGTCATCGCGCACCGTCTCGCGACCGTGCTTAAGGCCGACCGCATCCTGGTCATGGATCAGGGCCGGATCGTCGAGGAAGGCACGCACGCTTCCCTCGTGCGTCAGGGCGGACTTTATGCCAAACTCGCCCGGCTGCAGTTCGACTATGACGCTCCAGAGGCAGGCAAGATCGTGACGCTCGGCTAA
- the rpmE gene encoding 50S ribosomal protein L31, whose translation MKADIHPAYHMIKVVMTDGTSYETRSTWGSEGQTMNLEIDPKSHPAWTGGNQQMLDRGGRVSKFKKRFEGLGL comes from the coding sequence ATGAAGGCTGATATCCATCCCGCTTACCACATGATCAAAGTCGTCATGACAGACGGCACGTCCTACGAAACCCGCTCGACCTGGGGTTCGGAAGGCCAGACCATGAACCTCGAAATCGACCCGAAGTCGCATCCGGCATGGACCGGCGGCAACCAGCAGATGCTGGACCGCGGCGGCCGCGTTTCCAAGTTCAAGAAGCGCTTCGAAGGCCTCGGCCTCTAA
- the ftrA gene encoding transcriptional regulator FtrA, with translation MPNTLQASSTRNPLVVAIAYDGLCTFEFGVAVEVFGLSRPEMGPDWYRFAVAGIDDGEMRATGGVRFMVDGGLELLSQADTIIVPGWRGVETAVPAALCDALNKAHDRGARILSICSGVFVLAAAGLLSGKRATTHWRYTEILRQRYPEILVTPDVLYVDEGNVLTSAGSAAGLDLCLHLIRRDFGTAAANTVARRLVVPPHRDGGQAQFIAQAVPKPHESSRLGPLLDHMRAHLGGDHALEALAMRAGMSRRTFLRRFEAATGLTPARWLLAERLSRARDLLETSQASIETVAEIAGFGTTATLRHHFRKHLSTTPAAYKETFGKAQ, from the coding sequence ATGCCAAATACGCTTCAGGCTTCGTCCACCCGCAATCCCCTCGTTGTCGCCATCGCCTATGATGGCCTGTGCACGTTCGAGTTCGGCGTTGCAGTCGAGGTTTTCGGCCTTTCGCGGCCGGAGATGGGCCCAGACTGGTACCGCTTTGCCGTTGCCGGGATCGACGACGGCGAAATGCGCGCGACAGGCGGCGTCCGGTTTATGGTCGATGGCGGGCTGGAACTTCTATCACAAGCCGATACGATCATCGTGCCGGGTTGGCGGGGCGTCGAAACGGCGGTGCCCGCTGCTCTGTGCGACGCGCTGAATAAAGCACACGATCGCGGCGCCCGGATTCTTTCAATATGCTCAGGCGTATTCGTTCTCGCCGCTGCGGGGCTTCTCTCCGGAAAACGGGCAACGACGCATTGGCGTTACACGGAAATCTTGAGGCAGCGATATCCGGAAATTCTGGTCACACCCGATGTGCTGTATGTCGATGAAGGCAACGTCCTGACGTCAGCAGGCAGTGCCGCTGGTCTTGATCTCTGCCTGCATCTGATACGCCGCGACTTCGGCACGGCAGCCGCCAACACGGTCGCGCGCCGGCTTGTCGTGCCGCCCCACCGCGACGGCGGACAGGCCCAGTTCATCGCGCAGGCAGTTCCAAAGCCCCATGAGAGCAGCCGGCTCGGACCCCTGCTGGATCATATGCGTGCGCATCTGGGCGGCGACCACGCGCTCGAAGCCCTGGCCATGCGGGCCGGCATGAGCAGGCGCACCTTTCTGCGGCGCTTTGAAGCCGCCACAGGCCTGACGCCGGCGCGGTGGCTGCTCGCCGAGCGCCTGTCGCGCGCCCGTGACCTGCTGGAGACTTCGCAAGCATCGATCGAGACAGTGGCCGAGATTGCCGGCTTTGGAACGACTGCGACATTGCGCCATCACTTCCGCAAGCACCTGTCCACGACACCCGCCGCTTACAAGGAGACGTTCGGTAAGGCGCAGTAA
- a CDS encoding rhodanese-like domain-containing protein, which produces MSYVTDYPAASSDAVIDHFLKRLSVETDCADVASALASGDEDFVLLHVVGSPDAYARRHVPGALHLPHREMTHERMAEWPEDALFVAYCAGPHCNGADQAALKLARLGRPVKIMIGGITGWADEGLPFAAGSEPGVFRKAA; this is translated from the coding sequence ATGAGTTATGTCACTGACTATCCCGCCGCATCGTCCGATGCCGTTATTGATCATTTCTTGAAGCGTCTTTCGGTGGAGACCGATTGCGCCGATGTCGCATCTGCTCTGGCCTCTGGCGATGAGGACTTTGTTCTTCTGCACGTCGTCGGTTCGCCTGATGCTTACGCACGCCGCCATGTTCCGGGCGCGCTTCACCTGCCGCACCGCGAAATGACGCATGAGCGCATGGCGGAATGGCCTGAAGATGCGCTGTTCGTTGCCTATTGTGCCGGCCCGCATTGCAACGGGGCGGACCAGGCTGCGCTAAAGCTCGCGCGGCTTGGACGGCCGGTGAAGATCATGATCGGCGGCATCACCGGATGGGCTGATGAAGGGTTACCCTTTGCTGCTGGTTCCGAGCCGGGCGTCTTTCGCAAGGCGGCGTGA
- a CDS encoding lysophospholipid acyltransferase family protein: MKIMIAEFAAAAFVLFARAITAVRAIWPEHGLPSRPCVYFANHSSHGDFVLVWAVLPPRLRKQARPVAGAEYWLKSKVSTFIGRDVFNAVLIEREREKRTQDPIALMTTAIDDGSSLILFPEGTRNQTDARLLPFKSGLFHLISARPDVDLVPVWINNLNRVMPKGEIVPIPLICTVTFGDALRIAPNEGKDAFLERMQAALLALAPKPLGSGE, from the coding sequence ATGAAGATCATGATTGCGGAGTTCGCTGCGGCGGCCTTCGTTCTGTTTGCCCGTGCGATCACTGCGGTTCGGGCCATCTGGCCGGAGCACGGATTGCCGTCGCGGCCTTGCGTCTATTTTGCCAATCACTCCAGCCATGGCGATTTTGTGCTGGTCTGGGCGGTTTTGCCGCCGCGCTTGCGAAAACAGGCAAGACCGGTGGCTGGCGCCGAATATTGGCTGAAATCGAAGGTCAGCACCTTCATCGGCCGCGATGTCTTTAACGCCGTGCTGATCGAGCGCGAGCGGGAGAAGCGGACGCAAGACCCGATTGCCCTGATGACCACGGCGATCGATGACGGTTCGTCGCTGATCCTCTTTCCGGAGGGCACGCGCAACCAGACAGATGCGCGGCTCTTGCCGTTCAAGAGCGGCCTTTTTCATCTGATCTCGGCACGTCCGGATGTCGACCTGGTGCCGGTCTGGATCAACAATCTCAACCGGGTCATGCCCAAGGGCGAGATCGTGCCGATACCGCTGATCTGCACCGTCACGTTCGGCGACGCGCTGCGCATCGCGCCCAATGAGGGCAAGGATGCCTTTCTCGAGCGCATGCAGGCGGCCCTTCTGGCCCTGGCTCCAAAACCATTGGGAAGCGGCGAATGA
- a CDS encoding phosphatidate cytidylyltransferase, translating to MNTASSDLLTLVFGIFGVLIFASAIGYVLQRRFAATGPNDAVENLNARIKAWWVMVILIGIAFIAGRAGVLILFAFCSFAALREFVTLINTRRADHWALASAFFIVLPIQYYLLWAEEYGIFAIFIPVYAFLLMPIISVLRGDTERFLIRIAEVQWALMICVFCASHVPALLTLTIPGYEGRNVLLIAFLVIVVQLSDVLQYVWGKLFGRTKIAPNLSPSKTVEGFVGGVISATLIGASLWWITPFTPFQAGVLAFIITIMGFFGGLVLSAVKRDRGVKDWGNLIEGHGGLIDRLDSVVFSAPIFFHIVRYWWSLS from the coding sequence ATGAACACGGCAAGCTCCGACCTTCTCACCCTCGTTTTCGGCATTTTCGGCGTGCTGATCTTTGCGTCCGCTATCGGTTATGTCCTGCAGCGGCGCTTTGCCGCCACCGGGCCGAATGACGCGGTCGAAAACCTCAACGCCCGCATCAAGGCCTGGTGGGTGATGGTCATTCTGATCGGCATTGCCTTCATCGCAGGCCGGGCCGGCGTCCTCATTCTCTTTGCCTTCTGCTCTTTTGCCGCCTTGCGGGAATTCGTCACGCTGATCAACACAAGGCGCGCCGATCACTGGGCGCTGGCGTCTGCTTTCTTCATCGTGCTGCCGATCCAGTATTACCTGCTCTGGGCGGAGGAATACGGCATCTTCGCCATCTTCATTCCGGTCTATGCCTTCCTGCTGATGCCGATCATTTCGGTGCTGCGGGGCGATACCGAGCGGTTCCTGATCCGCATCGCCGAAGTGCAATGGGCGTTGATGATCTGCGTTTTCTGCGCCTCGCATGTGCCGGCGCTGCTGACCTTGACCATCCCCGGTTATGAGGGGCGCAATGTGCTTCTGATCGCCTTTCTGGTGATCGTCGTGCAGTTGAGCGATGTGCTGCAATATGTCTGGGGAAAGCTGTTCGGCCGCACCAAGATCGCCCCGAACCTGTCGCCGTCAAAGACCGTCGAGGGTTTTGTGGGCGGCGTCATCAGCGCCACGCTGATCGGCGCCTCGCTCTGGTGGATCACACCGTTTACGCCATTCCAGGCGGGGGTGCTTGCCTTCATCATCACCATCATGGGCTTTTTCGGCGGGCTGGTCCTGTCGGCGGTCAAGCGCGATCGCGGCGTGAAAGACTGGGGCAATCTGATCGAGGGCCATGGCGGGCTGATCGACCGGCTGGACTCCGTCGTCTTTTCCGCGCCGATCTTTTTTCACATCGTGCGCTACTGGTGGTCGCTGTCGTGA